TCACGGATATGGTCGAACAGGTACTGCTGAGCCTTGAACACCACCTCTTCGTCGAAGTCGAGCTGATTGGTGCGCACGCAGGGCCCGGCCTGCAACACCGAGGACATGTTGTGATACCAGCTCGGCCGCACATCAGGCTCATCCCAGTTCACCGCCCAGCCGTAGTCAGCGGGATAGATGTCGCTGGTCAGGCGTTCTTCGTAGCCGTGCAGTTGATCCGGCCCGCAGAAATGCATCTTGCCCGACAGCGCGGTGCGATAGCCGAGACGTCGCAGGTAATGGGCGTAAGTCGGAATGTCGGCGGGGAAATCGGCGGCGTTATCGTAGGCGCCGATCTTGCTCGGCAACTGGCCACTGACCAGGGTAAATCGCGACGGCGCGCACAGCGGGCTGTTGCAGTATGCGGCCTCGAACACCACGCCTTGTTCGGCGAGGCGGCTGAGATTTGGCAGTTTGATCGGCGACGGGCCGTAGAACGGCAACATTGGCGCGGCCATTTGATCGGCCATGATGAAGAGAATGTTCTTGCGCTTCATGTGATCGCGGCATTCCATAGTGAAAATTTATGCGACATTGCTGCGATCGAGCATGGATTCCCCGCAATATCCGGTAAAGCCCGCGCCGGACAATGACTAGGATAAGCACAGCTTATGTATGAAGCCCTCGGTGATTTGTCGCTGGATCTACTGCGCGCCTTCGAGGCAGCAGCCCGCCATCGCAGTTTTACTGCGGCGGCGGTGGAGCTCGGAACCACCCAACCGGCGATCAGTCAGCAGATCAAACGGCTTGAGGAACAGCTCGGAACACGGCTGTTCGACCGGATCTACCGAGGTATCGAGCTGACCGAGGTCGGTTCGATCCTTTTCGAGCAAGTCACCCTCGGTTTGCAGAATATCGACGCAGGATTGAGCGCGATCAGCGCACAACAGCAGCATGAAGTGCTGCAGGTCGCCACCGATTTCGCCTTTGCCGCGTACTGGTTGATGCCGCGTCTGCATCGTTTTCACGAGGCCAATCCGCAAGTGGACGTGAGCTTGGTCACCAGCGAGCGCAATCACAACATGCTGCGCCCGGATATCGACGTTGCCGTGCTGTTCGGCGACGGTCGCTTCAAACAGGGCGAAAGTCATTGGCTGTTCAGTGAAGAAGTGTTCCCGGTGTGCAGCCCGCAATTGCTCAAGGATCGCTCTCTGCCCTTGCCGGCTCAGGCGTTGCTTGAGTTTCCCCTGCTGCATCTGCGCGGCGAGAACAGCAGCAACTGGTTCGACTGGAGCGGGCTGTTCCGCGAACTCGGCATCAACACGCCGCCGGCGCCGGGGCAGCTGCGTTTCGACAACTACACCTTGCTGATTCAAGCGGCGATTGGCGGCCAAGGTGTGGCCATCGGCTGGCGGCACCTTGTGGATAACTTGCTGGCGCAGGGTTTGTTGTGTCGGCCGATTGCCGAGACCACCCTCTCCCGCCT
The sequence above is a segment of the Pseudomonas sp. HS6 genome. Coding sequences within it:
- a CDS encoding LysR family transcriptional regulator, with protein sequence MYEALGDLSLDLLRAFEAAARHRSFTAAAVELGTTQPAISQQIKRLEEQLGTRLFDRIYRGIELTEVGSILFEQVTLGLQNIDAGLSAISAQQQHEVLQVATDFAFAAYWLMPRLHRFHEANPQVDVSLVTSERNHNMLRPDIDVAVLFGDGRFKQGESHWLFSEEVFPVCSPQLLKDRSLPLPAQALLEFPLLHLRGENSSNWFDWSGLFRELGINTPPAPGQLRFDNYTLLIQAAIGGQGVAIGWRHLVDNLLAQGLLCRPIAETTLSRLGYYVVLPQRKRRGALIQQFVDWLRAEQASSAQSLTGMELPSIAV